In Streptomyces sp. NBC_00306, a single genomic region encodes these proteins:
- a CDS encoding NYN domain-containing protein, translating into MEQPDSGAEPAGAAGDAAEALDRPLPEGVRRRVVALVSDAFGGLTVAELPTQLRQYARFTPSRRAKFAGNAMAAALESDPVFRQRIAERLTQAQPELCGALTAGSPPAAADPLDVAAAAYVLRPTGWVKLVAAAGEEAQRADAERADEAGRRELERLREELVEARGLTKSETERLRTELETARKEAESLRRKLRSAQSDVKRGEAALRRVNAEIDTIRSEAAVQVSAAESESRRLKARLGEAEAAVEAGRRAAREGRSVEDMRLRLLLDTVLESAQGLRRELALPPASVHPADTVDAVEPGRMSPKDIAARALSETDPALLDQLLALPQAHLVVDGYNVTKTGYPTMPLEKQRLRLLGGLSMLAAQTGAEITCVFDGAELAAPVLLAPPRGVRVLFSKPGVTADELIRQLVRAEPPGRPVVVVSTDREVADGVAKAGARPVASVLLLKRLSRV; encoded by the coding sequence GCCGGTGACGCCGCAGAGGCGCTCGACCGGCCGTTGCCGGAAGGTGTGCGGCGCCGGGTCGTGGCGCTGGTCTCGGACGCCTTCGGCGGGCTCACCGTCGCGGAACTGCCCACCCAGTTGCGGCAGTACGCCCGTTTCACCCCCTCCCGCCGCGCCAAGTTCGCGGGCAACGCGATGGCCGCGGCCCTGGAGAGCGACCCCGTCTTCCGGCAGCGCATCGCGGAACGGCTCACCCAGGCGCAGCCCGAACTGTGCGGGGCGTTGACGGCGGGATCGCCGCCCGCGGCGGCCGATCCACTCGACGTGGCGGCCGCCGCCTACGTTCTGCGGCCCACCGGATGGGTGAAACTTGTCGCCGCCGCCGGCGAGGAGGCGCAGCGCGCCGACGCCGAGCGTGCGGACGAGGCCGGCCGGCGCGAACTGGAGCGGCTGCGTGAGGAACTCGTCGAGGCGCGCGGTCTGACCAAGAGCGAGACCGAACGGCTGCGCACCGAGCTGGAGACGGCCCGCAAGGAAGCCGAATCGCTTCGCCGCAAGCTGCGCAGCGCCCAGAGCGACGTCAAGCGCGGCGAGGCCGCGCTGCGCCGGGTGAACGCCGAGATCGACACCATCAGGTCCGAGGCCGCGGTCCAGGTCTCGGCCGCCGAGAGCGAGAGCAGACGTCTCAAGGCCCGTCTCGGCGAGGCGGAGGCCGCGGTCGAGGCCGGACGCCGTGCCGCCCGTGAGGGGCGCTCCGTCGAGGACATGCGCCTGCGGCTGCTGCTGGACACCGTGCTGGAGTCCGCGCAGGGGCTGCGCCGTGAACTGGCCCTGCCGCCCGCGTCCGTGCACCCCGCGGACACGGTCGACGCGGTCGAGCCCGGACGGATGTCACCCAAGGACATCGCGGCCCGGGCCCTGTCGGAGACCGACCCCGCGCTGCTCGACCAACTGCTCGCGCTGCCGCAGGCGCATCTCGTCGTCGACGGCTACAACGTCACCAAGACCGGCTATCCGACGATGCCGCTGGAGAAGCAGCGACTGCGGCTGCTCGGCGGGCTCTCCATGCTCGCGGCGCAGACCGGGGCCGAGATCACCTGTGTCTTCGACGGGGCCGAGCTGGCCGCCCCGGTGCTGCTGGCACCGCCGCGAGGTGTGCGCGTGCTGTTCTCCAAGCCGGGTGTGACGGCCGACGAGCTGATCCGCCAGCTGGTGCGCGCGGAGCCGCCCGGCCGGCCCGTCGTGGTGGTCTCCACCGACCGCGAGGTCGCCGACGGTGTGGCGAAGGCGGGGGCCCGGCCGGTCGCGTCCGTTTTGTTGCTGAAGCGGCTTTCGCGCGTCTGA